A single genomic interval of Planktothrix sp. FACHB-1365 harbors:
- a CDS encoding pentapeptide repeat-containing protein translates to MKTQIKPDRIITINNSLELVERYKRGERNFPNAYLSDEHLNCEDLNNINLRGADLSGALFLGVDFTNADLSNADLRFGHFCDCNFTGANLSGANLQHSNFDGSKF, encoded by the coding sequence ATGAAAACTCAAATTAAACCCGACCGGATCATTACAATCAATAACTCCTTAGAACTTGTAGAAAGATATAAAAGGGGGGAAAGAAATTTTCCAAATGCCTATTTATCAGATGAACATCTCAATTGCGAGGATCTAAACAATATTAATCTGCGGGGAGCAGATTTGAGTGGTGCATTATTCCTTGGTGTTGATTTCACCAATGCAGATTTAAGCAACGCTGATTTACGTTTCGGCCATTTTTGTGATTGCAATTTCACAGGAGCGAATTTATCTGGAGCGAATCTTCAGCATAGTAACTTCGATGGCTCCAAATTCTAA
- a CDS encoding NUDIX hydrolase, protein MKLIQKWKRLSSYFVFDHPWCRIRQDKVELPNGIIIDDFFIHVRPDIALVLPITEQQEIVFVRQYRHGVEQILLELPAGAFNPEKETPEAAALRELTEETGYIAESIVKLATLYDNPVKDTNSVHLFLANSVKLLSTTSLDITEEIEVVLIPIEAVWLKIQTGEICVAGSVAALFLGLNYLQANN, encoded by the coding sequence ATGAAACTGATTCAGAAATGGAAACGATTGAGCTCCTATTTTGTTTTTGATCATCCTTGGTGCAGAATTCGACAGGATAAGGTTGAGTTACCGAATGGAATTATTATTGATGATTTTTTTATTCATGTTCGACCGGATATTGCCTTAGTTTTACCGATTACAGAACAACAGGAAATTGTTTTTGTGCGTCAATATCGTCATGGCGTTGAACAAATTTTATTAGAATTACCCGCAGGCGCATTTAATCCAGAGAAAGAAACTCCAGAAGCAGCGGCGTTAAGAGAATTAACGGAAGAAACAGGTTATATTGCAGAGTCTATTGTTAAACTCGCAACGTTATATGATAATCCGGTTAAAGATACAAACTCAGTGCATTTATTTTTAGCCAATTCTGTTAAATTGTTATCAACAACTTCCCTGGATATTACAGAAGAGATTGAAGTTGTTTTGATTCCGATAGAAGCGGTATGGCTAAAAATTCAAACCGGAGAAATTTGTGTCGCAGGTTCGGTAGCTGCTTTGTTTTTAGGTTTAAATTATTTACAAGCAAATAACTAG
- a CDS encoding DUF3172 domain-containing protein: MRRRTKMAPAKPSLFNYTALAVIGGVLILGIGIGIAISSTTTLTPENVASSQFIDRNAPSTETCIKFGASAMVTDLRVFVTLNPFNVYVTQPKLQPGCVLRTSNWAILKQRNLLNNQQERDCKQRMNTFGFTGELENNPTINCIYQNDSAANLFINQPGAVPAPSRPETERF; the protein is encoded by the coding sequence ATGAGACGTAGAACCAAAATGGCACCTGCTAAACCTTCACTCTTTAATTACACAGCTTTAGCAGTGATTGGCGGGGTACTGATTCTGGGAATTGGGATTGGGATTGCAATTAGTTCCACAACCACCTTAACCCCAGAAAACGTCGCCTCCAGTCAATTTATTGACCGCAATGCGCCGAGTACCGAAACCTGTATTAAATTTGGTGCAAGTGCGATGGTAACGGATCTGCGTGTCTTTGTCACCCTTAACCCCTTCAATGTTTATGTAACGCAACCGAAACTCCAACCCGGATGTGTTCTCCGCACGAGTAACTGGGCGATTTTAAAACAACGGAATCTCCTGAATAATCAGCAAGAGCGAGATTGTAAACAACGGATGAATACCTTTGGATTTACCGGAGAATTAGAAAATAATCCTACGATTAACTGTATTTATCAAAATGATAGTGCAGCTAACCTGTTTATTAATCAACCGGGGGCTGTTCCCGCACCTAGCCGACCAGAAACAGAACGATTTTAA
- a CDS encoding photosystem I reaction center subunit XI → MVQIVENIQRSNDRPGDPRNREVVHAPYDDPQIGNLATPINSSAFTKALINNLPAYRKGLSPQRRGLEVGLAHGYWLLGPFVTFNPLRDTAVGLMAGLFATISTILISTFAISLYAASDPPEPLATVTTPNPPEALKTSEGWHEYAGGFLVGGVGGALVAYAILANLDVFRTIFNIL, encoded by the coding sequence ATGGTTCAAATCGTAGAAAATATTCAACGTTCTAATGATCGTCCGGGTGATCCCCGCAACCGTGAAGTGGTTCATGCTCCCTATGATGATCCGCAAATTGGTAATTTAGCAACCCCGATTAATTCTTCTGCGTTTACGAAAGCATTGATTAATAATTTACCCGCTTATCGTAAAGGTTTATCACCCCAACGTCGGGGGTTAGAAGTGGGTTTAGCTCATGGTTATTGGTTATTAGGCCCCTTTGTAACTTTTAATCCTTTACGAGATACAGCAGTAGGTTTAATGGCGGGATTATTTGCCACCATTAGTACCATTTTAATTTCCACTTTTGCGATTTCTTTATATGCAGCTAGTGATCCCCCGGAACCCCTAGCAACGGTTACTACACCGAACCCTCCCGAAGCGTTAAAAACATCAGAAGGATGGCATGAATATGCAGGGGGATTTTTAGTGGGTGGTGTCGGTGGAGCTTTAGTTGCTTATGCAATTTTAGCAAATTTGGATGTGTTTAGAACCATTTTTAATATTTTATAA
- a CDS encoding PIN domain-containing protein: protein MRILLDTNIILDSLLARMPFFEDADRLFQGIRSGQIIGYVTATTLTDIFYIVKKQRNAQIGKQYVSDLLLTLEVCAVNQNILKIALALNLDDFEDAVQLACAMNENLDAIVTRDLQGFVNSPIAILSAGEVLARLS from the coding sequence ATGAGGATATTACTAGATACTAATATTATTTTAGATAGTTTACTGGCTAGAATGCCCTTTTTTGAAGATGCTGATCGGTTATTTCAGGGAATTCGATCCGGTCAAATCATCGGTTATGTAACAGCAACGACATTAACTGATATTTTTTATATTGTCAAAAAACAGAGAAATGCCCAAATCGGTAAACAGTATGTTTCTGATTTGTTATTAACATTAGAAGTTTGTGCTGTTAATCAAAATATTCTTAAAATAGCACTGGCTTTAAATTTAGACGATTTTGAAGATGCAGTTCAACTCGCTTGTGCAATGAATGAGAACTTGGATGCAATTGTTACTCGTGATTTACAGGGATTTGTTAACTCCCCAATTGCTATTTTATCCGCAGGGGAAGTATTAGCTCGTTTATCTTAA
- a CDS encoding pentapeptide repeat-containing protein has protein sequence MKASEIIDAHKLLTRYATGERNFSAANLIAASLKDVKLNRINLSNATLQGSNLSRARLIGANLNGADLSQVNLSMAVLVEANLSGASLTDTILRHADLSGVLLSGAILSHSDLTGANLTSASLISACLLNGCKLTDAILVGATLSRAILSGADLSGANLTRTILSEVDLSGANLTGAKFVRSHLNRANLSGANLVNADFSEASLREANLGVANLTGVNLQGADLSGANLNGANLNGSHLQDANLQNTNLNGLSLHNADLRHADLTQANLRGANLSGANLEGATLLEADLRGANLSHANLTGAGLLLTSLKGANLTGANLCETNLIGASLGIVNLNEATLEGAILPNGATYS, from the coding sequence ATGAAGGCCAGTGAAATTATCGATGCCCATAAGTTGTTAACGCGATATGCCACAGGAGAAAGGAATTTTAGTGCTGCTAATCTCATAGCGGCAAGCCTAAAAGACGTTAAGCTCAATCGCATTAACCTCAGTAATGCTACGTTACAAGGCTCCAATTTATCTCGCGCTCGATTGATTGGAGCGAACCTGAATGGCGCTGATTTGAGTCAAGTTAACCTCTCAATGGCCGTTTTAGTTGAAGCTAATCTCAGTGGTGCCAGTCTGACCGATACCATTTTACGCCATGCTGACTTAAGTGGTGTCTTATTGAGTGGGGCAATTTTATCTCATAGTGATTTGACGGGTGCTAATCTGACCTCTGCGAGTTTAATTTCAGCTTGTCTGCTCAACGGTTGTAAACTAACCGATGCAATTTTGGTGGGGGCAACCCTGAGCCGAGCTATTTTAAGCGGTGCTGATTTAAGTGGGGCGAATTTAACCCGAACAATTTTAAGTGAAGTCGATCTCAGTGGTGCGAATTTAACGGGAGCTAAATTTGTGCGATCGCATCTTAACCGAGCGAACCTCAGTGGTGCTAATCTGGTGAATGCAGATTTCAGCGAAGCCAGTTTGCGAGAAGCTAATCTGGGTGTTGCTAATTTAACGGGGGTTAACTTACAAGGGGCTGATTTAAGTGGCGCGAACTTAAACGGAGCCAACCTCAATGGAAGCCATCTCCAGGACGCGAATCTCCAAAATACGAATTTAAACGGTTTGAGCTTACATAACGCCGATTTGAGACACGCCGACTTGACTCAAGCCAATTTACGCGGCGCTAATCTCAGTGGGGCAAACTTAGAAGGGGCGACCCTTTTAGAAGCCGACTTGCGGGGTGCAAACCTCAGTCATGCCAATCTGACCGGGGCTGGACTCCTGTTGACCTCTCTCAAGGGAGCTAATTTAACCGGGGCTAACCTCTGTGAAACCAACCTCATCGGCGCGAGTCTGGGTATTGTTAACCTGAATGAAGCCACCTTGGAAGGAGCGATTCTTCCCAATGGAGCCACCTATTCTTAA
- a CDS encoding AMIN domain-containing protein — MQAQNFKQQFKQTVQTLVASDVPALYGSLLLRTSSVVAAVAITTAYPLAVQAALGDWKIDPNTGIVEVELPTGSKPQVSAYNIPPRLVLDLPNTEVKVQITESYETGVVRQVSLTQAKPKQAQLVVEFAPGISVDPEDLDLRQIGIDNLWVLRPTLQTLPPEEPPTPTNVATTQPQTPPTPTQVAPSTPPRTSATVKPPEPSKPPQYSVRQYDPRQTALPNPQPMRDSSLEVVRVPVNQPTQFQVLPTITPPSPPPQTVVYIPQTPAYRPPVPVSEAVVVVAPNAQFSRTGSLPQAVPFGQPLPYAVPPGTPQSYFNPSPSAILLPTGTSLTLLYPTEDQVRLTPRSERQDVLLLQGGIVDSLGNYIVPPDTPIVGEFETTTKGSRFIAQAINLEGRSIPIRGQSNWIPGSLEVSPERVGIGTGAGSLAGFLVSGFTGIGALVGAIAGAGIGLGTSPSPTTLQPGQMISIQLTQDLTTPNFFLVNQ, encoded by the coding sequence ATGCAAGCGCAAAACTTCAAGCAACAATTTAAGCAAACTGTACAAACGTTAGTCGCCTCAGATGTACCCGCGTTGTATGGGAGTCTGCTGTTGAGAACTTCTAGTGTTGTCGCTGCTGTGGCTATCACAACCGCTTACCCTTTAGCGGTACAGGCGGCTTTGGGAGACTGGAAAATTGACCCCAATACCGGAATTGTCGAGGTTGAACTTCCGACGGGGAGTAAACCCCAGGTATCCGCTTATAATATTCCCCCTCGTTTAGTCCTCGACCTCCCGAATACGGAAGTTAAAGTTCAGATTACAGAAAGTTATGAAACAGGCGTTGTCCGTCAAGTGAGTCTAACCCAGGCGAAACCCAAACAAGCGCAATTAGTGGTAGAGTTTGCACCGGGTATTAGTGTTGATCCAGAAGACTTAGATTTACGACAAATTGGGATTGATAACCTCTGGGTATTGCGTCCGACACTGCAAACCTTACCTCCAGAAGAACCCCCCACCCCTACGAATGTTGCGACGACTCAACCCCAAACCCCCCCAACTCCGACCCAGGTAGCACCCTCGACCCCCCCTCGAACCTCTGCAACGGTGAAACCGCCAGAACCTTCTAAACCGCCTCAATATTCTGTGCGTCAATACGACCCCAGACAGACGGCTTTACCCAACCCCCAACCGATGAGAGACTCCAGCTTAGAGGTTGTGAGAGTTCCGGTTAATCAACCGACTCAATTCCAGGTGCTTCCCACAATTACCCCACCTTCTCCCCCCCCTCAGACGGTCGTATATATCCCTCAAACACCGGCTTATCGTCCTCCGGTTCCCGTCTCTGAAGCGGTGGTCGTGGTTGCACCCAATGCTCAATTCAGTAGAACGGGATCTCTCCCCCAAGCGGTTCCCTTTGGTCAACCGTTACCTTACGCGGTACCCCCAGGGACGCCACAATCCTATTTTAATCCTAGCCCGTCGGCGATTTTGCTCCCCACAGGAACTTCCTTAACGTTACTCTATCCTACTGAAGATCAGGTGCGGCTAACCCCTCGTTCAGAACGTCAGGATGTGTTGTTATTGCAAGGGGGAATTGTTGATAGTTTAGGCAATTATATTGTTCCACCGGATACGCCCATTGTGGGAGAATTTGAAACGACAACAAAAGGCAGTCGATTTATTGCTCAAGCCATTAATTTAGAGGGTCGTAGTATTCCCATTCGAGGTCAATCTAATTGGATTCCAGGGTCTTTAGAAGTTAGTCCTGAACGAGTAGGAATTGGGACGGGTGCAGGAAGTTTAGCCGGATTTCTAGTTAGTGGATTTACGGGAATTGGGGCCTTAGTCGGTGCAATTGCAGGTGCAGGAATTGGTCTAGGAACATCCCCCTCACCCACAACTTTACAACCGGGTCAAATGATTTCGATTCAATTAACCCAAGATCTTACAACTCCCAATTTTTTCTTAGTTAATCAATAA
- a CDS encoding WD40 repeat domain-containing protein, translating into MGRVTLKASPCGLQKANAALNRFSSKIALADRAQLSRTTVQAFFAGKRISADSFRLICKELNLPWEDIAGIETDVPSVTPTESAKTQGSESDPAITTKKASEICPYKGLLAFTTEDAALFFGREEFTQTLVDSVQKRPFVAVIGNSGSGKSSVVYAGLIHQLKEQGGWKFITFRPTSNPFSQLAYPLLSLLEPEMDKMERLTKAKKYANNFKAGELTLKDVLDANLQENSSKQRFLIFVDQFEEVYTLCTEENERKIFIDQLLEVINAESETKSPNIVLVITLRADFYGHAIDYQPLLEIFQKCKPENIGPMKPDELQAAIEKPAKEVNLTIQDGLTKIILDAVKSNPGELPLLEFCLEQLWEKQSNGQLTIAAYNEIGGVEKALANHAEENYHKLHEDKQNRVKHIFTQLVRFGENTEATRRIATREQIGAENWLLVTELANARLVVTGRDEDKKQLTVEVVHEALIRGWDRLREWMEEDQEFRKWQDRLRAEKDIWKNSSKDNGALLRGALLVEAEEWLKQRSECIIDQEEREFILASRQYQEQEDIERIKDLLTLSQKELQLKQQLSSLVIAVKAGVKLHNIQEPSEELKRNVIERLQQGSYEISERNQLIGHQGEVDGVSFSPDGQIIASVSDDHTVKTWRLEGQILNTLKGHTNDVLEVSFSPDGQTVASASADKTVRLWSLDGTLLRTLEGHTDLVYGVSFSPDGQTIASASADKTVRLWSLDGTLLRILEGHTDRIWGVSFSPNSQIIASASVDKTVKLWSLDGTLLRILEGHSDPVYRVSFSPDGQTIASASGDKTIKLWSLDGKLLRTLEGHSDRIYGVSFSPDGQTIASASFDRTVRLWNLDGILLRTLEGHTDRVYGVSFSCDSQIIASASVDRTVRLWNLDGILLRTLEGHSAPVWGVSFSRDGQMIASVSEDRTVRLWNPYGKLLRTLQGHSDRIWGVSFSRDGQTIASASVDKTVRLWSLDGTLLRTLEGHSDRIWGVSFSPDGQTIASASADKTVRLWSLDGTLLRILEGHSDPVWGVSFSPDGQTIASASADKTVRLWSLDGTLLRILEGHSDSVYGVSFSPNGQTIASASGDRTVKLWSLDGTLLRILEGHIDRVWRVKFNLDGQIIASASADRTVRLWSLDGTLFRTLEGHTDQVYGVSFSPDGKTIASASHDKTVRLWPIDPNDLILDLDVKLNKLLKKGCNWIRDYLKTNPNVSESDRHICDGICSEDDLKIES; encoded by the coding sequence ATGGGACGAGTAACGCTTAAGGCATCTCCATGTGGTCTTCAAAAGGCCAACGCAGCTTTAAATCGCTTCTCAAGTAAGATCGCATTAGCAGACCGAGCACAACTATCTCGCACAACGGTTCAAGCATTTTTCGCGGGCAAAAGGATTAGTGCGGATAGCTTTCGTCTGATTTGCAAAGAGTTAAACTTGCCTTGGGAAGATATCGCGGGTATAGAGACAGACGTACCATCTGTTACCCCTACTGAGTCAGCTAAGACTCAAGGGAGTGAGTCTGATCCAGCTATAACTACTAAAAAGGCTTCTGAAATATGCCCCTATAAAGGGTTATTAGCTTTCACAACAGAGGATGCAGCCCTTTTTTTCGGACGTGAGGAATTTACTCAAACCTTAGTGGATTCCGTACAGAAACGACCGTTTGTAGCTGTCATTGGTAACTCTGGTAGTGGGAAGTCTTCGGTTGTTTATGCCGGACTAATTCATCAATTAAAAGAACAGGGAGGATGGAAATTTATTACCTTCAGACCAACAAGTAATCCCTTCTCTCAACTGGCTTATCCTCTTTTATCCTTGTTAGAACCAGAAATGGATAAAATGGAGCGCCTTACCAAAGCGAAAAAATATGCCAATAATTTTAAAGCAGGTGAATTAACTCTAAAAGATGTTTTAGATGCAAATTTACAAGAAAATTCTTCTAAGCAGCGTTTTCTGATTTTTGTAGATCAATTTGAGGAAGTATATACTCTTTGCACAGAAGAAAACGAACGAAAGATTTTTATAGATCAATTATTAGAAGTTATTAATGCAGAAAGTGAAACAAAATCGCCTAATATTGTTTTGGTAATTACTCTCAGAGCCGATTTTTATGGACACGCGATAGATTATCAACCTTTACTAGAAATATTCCAAAAATGCAAGCCAGAAAACATCGGGCCAATGAAGCCAGACGAATTACAAGCAGCTATTGAAAAACCTGCGAAAGAAGTTAATTTAACAATTCAGGATGGACTAACAAAAATTATCTTAGATGCAGTTAAAAGTAACCCTGGTGAGTTACCCTTACTAGAGTTTTGCTTAGAACAATTGTGGGAAAAACAAAGTAATGGTCAATTAACAATCGCGGCTTATAACGAAATTGGGGGAGTTGAGAAAGCCTTAGCTAATCATGCTGAGGAAAATTATCATAAATTACATGAAGATAAGCAAAATCGAGTTAAGCATATCTTTACCCAATTAGTTCGTTTTGGGGAAAATACCGAGGCTACTCGTCGCATAGCAACCCGTGAACAAATTGGGGCAGAAAATTGGCTATTAGTTACGGAATTAGCTAATGCTCGTTTAGTTGTTACAGGGCGGGATGAAGACAAGAAACAACTAACTGTTGAAGTAGTCCATGAAGCTTTAATTAGAGGATGGGATCGTCTGCGCGAGTGGATGGAAGAAGATCAGGAATTTCGGAAATGGCAAGATCGGTTACGCGCTGAAAAAGATATCTGGAAAAATAGCAGTAAAGATAATGGTGCTTTGCTACGAGGCGCGTTACTGGTAGAAGCTGAAGAATGGTTAAAACAAAGAAGTGAATGTATTATTGACCAAGAAGAAAGAGAATTTATCCTAGCCAGTCGTCAGTATCAGGAACAGGAAGATATTGAACGGATTAAGGATTTATTAACTTTATCTCAAAAGGAATTACAGTTAAAACAACAGTTAAGCTCTTTGGTAATTGCTGTTAAAGCAGGTGTCAAGTTACACAATATTCAAGAGCCTTCAGAGGAATTAAAGAGAAATGTTATTGAAAGACTACAACAAGGAAGCTATGAAATTAGTGAACGAAATCAACTTATAGGTCATCAGGGTGAAGTAGATGGAGTTTCTTTCAGTCCAGATGGTCAAATTATTGCTTCTGTTAGTGACGATCATACGGTTAAAACTTGGCGTTTAGAGGGTCAAATATTAAATACTTTGAAAGGACATACTAATGATGTTCTTGAAGTAAGTTTTAGCCCAGATGGTCAAACTGTTGCTTCTGCTAGTGCTGACAAAACAGTAAGGTTATGGAGTCTTGATGGGACACTCTTGAGAACCCTAGAAGGACATACTGATCTAGTCTATGGAGTAAGTTTTAGCCCAGATGGTCAAACGATTGCTTCTGCTAGTGCTGACAAAACAGTAAGGTTATGGAGTCTTGATGGGACACTCTTGAGAATCCTAGAAGGACATACTGATCGGATCTGGGGAGTAAGTTTTAGTCCTAATAGTCAAATCATTGCTTCTGCTAGTGTTGATAAAACCGTGAAATTATGGAGTCTTGATGGGACACTCTTGAGAATCCTAGAAGGACATAGCGATCCGGTATATCGAGTAAGTTTTAGCCCAGATGGTCAAACTATTGCTTCTGCTAGTGGTGACAAAACAATAAAGTTATGGAGTCTTGATGGGAAGCTCTTGAGAACCCTAGAAGGACATAGCGATCGGATCTATGGAGTAAGTTTTAGTCCAGATGGTCAAACTATTGCTTCTGCTAGTTTTGATAGAACCGTTAGATTATGGAACCTTGATGGGATACTTTTGAGAACCCTAGAAGGACATACTGATCGGGTCTATGGGGTAAGTTTTAGTTGTGATAGTCAAATTATTGCTTCTGCTAGTGTTGACAGAACCGTTAGATTATGGAACCTTGATGGGATACTTTTGAGAACCCTAGAAGGACATAGCGCTCCAGTCTGGGGAGTGAGTTTTAGCCGAGATGGTCAAATGATTGCTTCTGTTAGTGAGGACAGAACCGTTAGATTATGGAATCCTTATGGGAAACTCTTAAGAACTCTACAAGGACATAGCGATCGGATTTGGGGAGTAAGTTTTAGCCGAGATGGTCAGACTATTGCTTCTGCTAGTGTTGACAAAACAGTAAGGTTATGGAGTCTTGATGGGACACTCTTGAGAACCCTAGAAGGACATAGCGATCGGATTTGGGGAGTAAGTTTTAGCCCAGATGGTCAAACGATTGCTTCTGCTAGTGCTGACAAAACAGTAAGGTTATGGAGTCTTGATGGGACACTCTTGAGAATCCTAGAAGGACATAGCGATCCAGTTTGGGGAGTAAGTTTTAGCCCAGATGGTCAAACGATTGCTTCTGCTAGTGCTGACAAAACAGTAAGGTTATGGAGTCTTGATGGGACACTCTTGAGAATCCTAGAAGGACATAGCGATTCGGTATATGGAGTAAGTTTTAGCCCCAATGGTCAAACGATTGCTTCTGCTAGTGGCGACAGAACAGTGAAATTATGGAGTCTTGATGGGACGCTCTTGAGAATCCTAGAAGGACATATTGACCGAGTTTGGAGAGTAAAATTTAACCTGGATGGTCAAATCATTGCTTCTGCTAGTGCTGACAGAACAGTAAGGTTATGGAGTCTTGATGGGACACTCTTTAGAACTTTAGAAGGACATACTGATCAGGTGTATGGAGTAAGTTTTAGCCCCGATGGTAAAACGATTGCTTCTGCGAGCCATGACAAAACAGTTAGATTATGGCCCATCGATCCTAATGATTTAATCTTAGACTTAGATGTTAAACTGAATAAATTACTCAAAAAGGGTTGTAATTGGATTAGGGATTATCTCAAAACTAATCCGAATGTTAGTGAAAGCGATAGACATATTTGTGATGGTATTTGTTCTGAAGATGATCTAAAAATTGAGAGTTGA
- the speD gene encoding adenosylmethionine decarboxylase, whose protein sequence is MKQLGTHLVVDAWQCPAELLNDPERIRRAILDAISAGGATLIDLCVHQFSPHGVTATATLAESHIAIHTWPELGYFAADLFFCGKGNPQRAIKFLETALQAKQVRFREFKRGYEPEDTEIPDSISEESLATLVETGTRG, encoded by the coding sequence ATGAAACAATTGGGAACTCATCTGGTCGTTGACGCTTGGCAGTGTCCCGCAGAACTTCTGAACGATCCTGAACGCATCCGTCGCGCGATACTTGATGCAATTTCTGCTGGAGGGGCTACCCTCATCGACTTATGCGTACACCAGTTTAGTCCTCACGGAGTAACTGCAACAGCCACTTTGGCTGAATCTCACATTGCTATCCACACTTGGCCAGAACTGGGGTATTTCGCTGCTGACTTGTTCTTTTGTGGAAAAGGAAATCCTCAGCGAGCCATTAAATTTCTAGAAACCGCGCTTCAAGCCAAACAGGTAAGATTCCGGGAATTTAAACGTGGTTATGAACCCGAAGACACTGAAATTCCAGATTCAATTAGTGAAGAATCCTTAGCAACTTTAGTTGAGACTGGAACTCGCGGTTAA
- the psb34 gene encoding photosystem II assembly protein Psb34 — MYTTNENGILNNYAIEPKMSYAEYPSPEQQSRYAFQGAAAVLLVTSLLMIAFAAS; from the coding sequence ATGTACACCACCAACGAAAACGGAATCCTGAATAACTACGCCATCGAACCCAAAATGTCTTATGCTGAGTACCCCTCACCGGAACAGCAAAGTCGCTATGCGTTTCAAGGTGCGGCTGCTGTCCTCCTAGTGACGTCTCTGCTCATGATTGCTTTTGCTGCCTCTTAG
- a CDS encoding AAA family ATPase, with the protein MVEKLIIDNFAGIQHLEIEVKKINIMIGPQASGKSVCAKLLFYFKEFVSDLVTAIENDQNQFDLDSFYLKKFIRFFPEEFGGLDGFNLRYENDNRFIEISKINADSKLTLESAEIYKKEFSDLKKIYIKLQQDNLEVSQSQWTVFDRSKARLQLLNHIQSLWGKASIFVQVFIPAGRAFFSNIQNHIFTFLSSNNSLDPFIEKLGLTYESMKNLTFGLNHDLEKTKLYQEIEELVYQVLQGNFLVEKGNDYLRSLDGRKINIANISSGQQEALPLVVILSKLPFLPSLLQGKTIYIEEPEAHIFPLSQKHIVELIATVFNTNPDGLQFFITTHSPYILTATNNLLQAGLIYQDANDEVIKKLEKIVPRYKALFTEDVAVYSLMDGSCQSIISEETGLIDTNIIDSVSEELAIEFDQLLDLI; encoded by the coding sequence ATGGTTGAAAAATTAATTATCGATAACTTTGCTGGAATTCAACACTTAGAAATAGAGGTGAAGAAAATCAATATTATGATTGGCCCTCAAGCCAGTGGTAAGAGTGTTTGTGCAAAATTATTATTTTATTTTAAAGAGTTTGTATCTGATCTAGTTACAGCTATTGAGAATGATCAAAATCAATTTGATTTAGATTCCTTTTATTTAAAAAAATTTATCAGATTTTTTCCAGAAGAATTTGGAGGATTAGATGGGTTTAATCTTAGATATGAAAACGACAATAGATTTATAGAAATATCAAAAATCAATGCTGATTCAAAACTAACTTTAGAGTCTGCTGAAATTTACAAAAAAGAATTTTCGGATTTAAAAAAAATATATATAAAATTACAACAAGATAATTTGGAAGTCAGTCAAAGTCAATGGACGGTTTTTGACAGATCTAAAGCTCGGTTACAACTTCTCAACCACATCCAATCTTTATGGGGTAAAGCCTCAATTTTTGTTCAAGTTTTTATTCCAGCAGGACGAGCATTTTTTTCCAACATACAAAATCATATCTTTACTTTTCTTTCAAGCAATAATTCATTAGATCCTTTTATTGAAAAATTAGGACTGACTTATGAAAGCATGAAAAATCTTACTTTTGGGCTTAATCATGATCTTGAAAAAACTAAACTATATCAAGAAATTGAAGAATTAGTTTATCAAGTATTACAAGGTAATTTTTTAGTTGAAAAAGGCAATGATTATTTAAGAAGCTTAGATGGAAGAAAAATTAATATTGCCAATATTTCATCAGGTCAACAAGAAGCATTACCGTTAGTAGTTATATTATCTAAACTTCCTTTTTTACCTTCTTTACTTCAAGGAAAGACCATATATATTGAAGAACCAGAAGCACACATTTTTCCACTATCTCAAAAACATATTGTTGAGTTAATCGCTACTGTTTTTAATACTAACCCTGATGGTCTTCAATTTTTTATTACCACCCATAGCCCTTATATTTTAACCGCAACTAACAATTTACTACAAGCGGGTTTAATTTATCAGGATGCTAATGATGAAGTTATCAAAAAACTCGAAAAAATTGTTCCTCGCTATAAAGCCTTATTCACAGAAGATGTAGCTGTTTATTCTCTGATGGATGGTTCATGTCAATCCATTATATCGGAAGAAACAGGATTAATTGATACTAATATTATTGACTCTGTTTCCGAAGAATTAGCCATTGAATTTGATCAACTTCTTGACCTGATTTAA